One Methylosarcina fibrata AML-C10 DNA segment encodes these proteins:
- a CDS encoding NAD(+) kinase, whose product MRTHFKTIGLIGKPSDPSIAETLSLLYSHLLQHQFRVIVVEDSVRFIVDQPVQSCPIDNLGRHCDVAIAVGGDGTFLAAARAVAPYDIPLIGINLGRIGFLVDISPDQLSDKLFPILQGRYVEEERYLLRAKIIRNGRTIHEERAVNEVAIHRWVTPSMIEIVTRIDQVFLNSQRSDGLIISTPTGSTAYALSAGGPILYPSLNALVLVPLNPHTLSNRPIVIHDSAEIEISFCQTKQINALVTCDHIEIPEVLISDKILIKKEPKPIRILHPEDHDFFQILRKKLNWSSG is encoded by the coding sequence ATGCGGACTCATTTCAAAACCATCGGCCTCATAGGCAAACCCAGCGACCCCAGCATTGCTGAAACCTTATCCCTTCTTTATAGCCATCTATTACAGCATCAGTTCAGAGTGATCGTGGTTGAAGACAGCGTCAGGTTCATTGTCGATCAACCGGTTCAATCATGCCCCATAGACAATCTGGGCCGGCATTGCGACGTGGCCATTGCCGTGGGAGGAGACGGTACCTTTTTGGCGGCCGCAAGGGCCGTGGCGCCTTACGACATCCCGCTGATCGGCATCAATCTGGGAAGAATCGGTTTTCTGGTCGATATCTCGCCCGATCAATTGTCGGATAAACTTTTTCCCATCCTCCAGGGTCGTTACGTGGAAGAAGAGCGCTATTTGCTGCGCGCCAAAATCATTCGCAACGGCCGGACCATACACGAAGAACGAGCGGTCAACGAAGTGGCCATCCACCGCTGGGTCACGCCGAGCATGATCGAGATCGTAACCCGCATCGATCAGGTTTTTCTCAACTCGCAACGGTCCGACGGACTGATCATTTCAACCCCCACCGGATCGACCGCCTACGCCCTGTCCGCGGGGGGACCTATTTTATATCCGTCATTGAACGCGCTGGTGCTGGTGCCGTTAAATCCGCATACGCTGTCGAATCGGCCCATCGTGATTCACGATAGTGCCGAGATCGAAATCAGCTTCTGCCAGACCAAGCAAATCAACGCCTTGGTCACTTGCGATCACATCGAGATTCCGGAAGTTTTAATCAGCGATAAAATTTTAATTAAAAAAGAGCCGAAACCGATTAGAATTTTACATCCGGAAGATCATGATTTCTTTCAAATCCTCAGGAAAAAGTTGAACTGGAGCAGCGGTTAA